Proteins encoded within one genomic window of Brenneria nigrifluens DSM 30175 = ATCC 13028:
- a CDS encoding type I restriction endonuclease subunit R: MLSEDDLEQQSLQWFAEMGWEVLHGPDIAPDGGNPLRASFHDVFLRPVLLEQLQKINPHLPVAVLDEVILRIAHAQSPDLVVSNKTFHHLLLDGVPVQYKQGDKIIHDKALLMDFNYAKHNRFTVVNQVAIQGTKQVRRPDVIGYINGLPVAVIELKSPIDANADIWAAFNQLQTYKNELSDLFICNEALVISDGYNARIGSLTANEERFLPWKTLTNEDDKPLFEWQLETIVKGFFNRELLLDYIRYFILFETDGNRLIKKIAAYHQFHAVREAVAATIVASTGKHLQLRSNITPGSKKAGVVWHTQGSGKSISMCCYAGKLLQQAEMNNPTIVVVTDRNDLDGQLYATFCQAQDLLKQEPLQANDRDQLREMLNARESGGIIFTTVQKFAPLDGEQTHPVLNLRSNIVVISDEAHRSQYGLSATLNRETGAYKYGYAKHMRDALPNASFMGFTGTPVSSEDKDTRAVFGDYVSIYDIQDAVEDGATVPIYYESRLAKLDLNHEELETLSNQVDELVEDEEVAQKEKTKGDWSRLEKLVGSEPRINQVAADLVQHFEARNATMNGKAMIVAMSREICVKLYDALVALRPKWHSKDVEKGEIKIIMTGSAADKEHLQAHIYNKQTQKRLEARFKDLNDPLKLVIVRDMWLTGFDAPCCHTMYIDKPMRGHNLMQAIARVNRVFKDKPGGLVVDYIGIANELKQALKTYTDSKGKGQTTVDAHEAFAILLEKLDVIHGMFAKTPTAAGFDYTGFEEMPQRFLLKAADYVLGLDDGKKRFFDVVLAMNKAWSLCSTLDEAKPLQKEIAFLSAVKVAIIKLTTTDKKFSQSEKNTLLGKILDNAIIATGVDDVFALAGLDKPNIGLLSDEFLEEVREMPQRNLAVELLEKLLNDGIHARTKNNVVQEKKYSERLKAVLLKYNNRAIETAQVIEELIQMAKEFQQAMARDEALGLNPDEIAFYDALAENESAVRELGDDVLKKLAIEVTQKLRQSTTVDWQVRESVRARLRILVRQTLRKYKYPPDKTPHAIELILKQAEVVSNSWTV; the protein is encoded by the coding sequence ATGCTGAGCGAAGACGATTTAGAACAGCAAAGCCTTCAATGGTTTGCTGAAATGGGCTGGGAAGTATTGCACGGACCGGATATTGCGCCAGATGGCGGCAATCCGCTGCGTGCTTCGTTCCATGATGTTTTTTTGCGTCCGGTGTTACTGGAACAGTTGCAAAAGATTAACCCACATCTCCCGGTTGCCGTGTTGGATGAGGTAATACTGCGTATCGCTCATGCGCAAAGCCCGGATCTGGTCGTCAGTAACAAAACCTTCCATCACCTGCTGCTAGACGGCGTGCCGGTGCAGTATAAACAGGGCGATAAGATTATCCACGATAAAGCCCTACTGATGGATTTCAACTACGCGAAGCATAACCGCTTTACAGTGGTGAATCAGGTCGCCATCCAGGGAACTAAGCAGGTACGTCGCCCGGATGTCATCGGTTATATCAACGGTCTGCCCGTCGCTGTCATTGAACTGAAAAGCCCGATTGATGCTAATGCCGATATCTGGGCAGCATTTAATCAGTTGCAAACCTACAAAAACGAACTCAGCGATCTGTTTATCTGCAATGAAGCGCTGGTGATCAGCGATGGCTACAATGCTCGTATCGGTTCTCTCACAGCAAACGAAGAACGTTTCCTGCCGTGGAAAACCTTAACTAATGAAGATGACAAGCCGCTGTTTGAGTGGCAGCTTGAAACGATAGTGAAAGGGTTCTTTAATCGCGAACTGCTGCTCGACTACATTCGTTATTTCATTTTGTTTGAAACCGACGGTAATCGACTGATTAAAAAAATTGCCGCTTATCATCAGTTCCATGCCGTTCGGGAAGCGGTGGCGGCAACGATTGTGGCCTCTACCGGTAAACACTTGCAACTGCGTAGCAACATCACGCCAGGGAGTAAAAAAGCGGGCGTGGTATGGCACACCCAGGGCTCAGGTAAGAGCATTTCAATGTGCTGCTATGCAGGGAAATTGCTGCAACAAGCAGAAATGAACAACCCAACCATCGTGGTGGTGACCGATCGTAACGATCTAGACGGGCAACTGTATGCCACGTTCTGCCAGGCGCAGGATCTGCTGAAGCAGGAGCCATTGCAGGCGAACGACCGCGATCAGCTCCGCGAAATGCTTAATGCCCGTGAATCAGGCGGGATTATTTTTACCACTGTGCAAAAATTTGCCCCGCTGGACGGAGAACAGACACACCCAGTGCTCAACCTGCGCAGTAATATCGTCGTCATTTCCGATGAAGCGCACCGCAGTCAGTATGGCCTTAGCGCCACGTTGAACCGAGAAACAGGCGCTTATAAGTACGGTTACGCCAAACATATGCGCGACGCGTTACCCAATGCGTCGTTTATGGGTTTTACCGGAACCCCAGTTTCTTCCGAAGATAAAGATACCCGAGCGGTGTTTGGTGATTACGTCTCAATCTACGATATTCAGGATGCCGTGGAAGATGGCGCAACCGTGCCTATCTATTATGAATCTCGTCTGGCAAAACTCGATCTCAACCACGAAGAGCTAGAAACGCTGTCTAATCAAGTGGATGAGTTAGTTGAAGATGAAGAGGTTGCGCAAAAAGAGAAAACCAAAGGGGACTGGAGCCGCCTGGAAAAACTGGTCGGTTCTGAGCCGCGCATCAATCAGGTAGCCGCTGATTTGGTTCAACATTTCGAGGCGCGTAATGCCACAATGAACGGTAAAGCGATGATTGTGGCCATGAGCCGTGAAATATGCGTAAAACTATATGATGCCTTAGTAGCATTACGCCCGAAATGGCACAGCAAAGACGTCGAAAAAGGTGAAATAAAAATCATCATGACCGGCTCCGCTGCCGACAAAGAACATCTCCAGGCACACATCTACAATAAGCAAACCCAAAAACGCCTCGAAGCACGTTTCAAAGATCTCAACGATCCGCTGAAACTGGTGATTGTGCGCGATATGTGGCTTACCGGATTTGATGCCCCATGCTGCCACACTATGTATATAGACAAACCGATGCGTGGGCATAACCTGATGCAAGCCATTGCCCGCGTCAACCGCGTCTTCAAAGATAAACCGGGCGGTTTAGTGGTGGATTACATCGGTATCGCCAATGAACTGAAACAGGCGTTAAAAACCTATACCGATTCAAAAGGTAAAGGGCAGACTACCGTCGATGCTCATGAAGCGTTCGCCATCCTGCTTGAAAAACTGGATGTGATCCACGGCATGTTTGCCAAAACGCCGACAGCCGCCGGGTTTGATTACACCGGTTTTGAAGAGATGCCTCAACGGTTTTTACTTAAAGCAGCAGATTACGTGCTGGGTCTTGATGATGGTAAGAAGCGCTTTTTCGATGTCGTGCTGGCGATGAACAAAGCCTGGTCGCTTTGCAGTACACTGGATGAAGCCAAACCATTGCAAAAAGAGATAGCGTTTCTGTCGGCGGTGAAAGTGGCGATCATTAAACTAACAACCACCGATAAAAAATTCAGTCAGTCAGAGAAAAACACGCTTCTTGGTAAGATCCTCGATAACGCCATTATTGCGACGGGCGTGGATGATGTGTTTGCGCTGGCTGGGTTGGATAAGCCGAATATTGGATTATTATCAGACGAGTTTCTGGAAGAAGTGCGTGAAATGCCGCAGCGCAATCTGGCCGTAGAGTTGCTGGAGAAACTGTTGAACGATGGCATTCATGCCCGCACCAAAAACAATGTGGTACAAGAGAAGAAATATTCAGAGCGCCTGAAAGCCGTACTGCTCAAATACAATAATCGCGCCATTGAAACTGCGCAGGTGATTGAAGAATTGATCCAGATGGCGAAAGAGTTTCAGCAAGCGATGGCGCGTGATGAAGCGCTGGGACTAAACCCAGACGAGATCGCGTTCTACGATGCGCTGGCGGAAAACGAAAGCGCGGTACGAGAGTTGGGTGATGACGTTCTTAAGAAACTGGCGATCGAAGTCACGCAAAAATTGCGTCAATCCACAACCGTTGACTGGCAGGTACGTGAAAGCGTCCGGGCGCGGTTGCGTATCCTTGTGCGTCAGACGCTGCGTAAATATAAGTATCCGCCAGATAAAACACCTCATGCGATAGAGTTGATCCTGAAACAGGCTGAGGTTGTTTCAAATAGCTGGACGGTTTGA
- a CDS encoding DUF4268 domain-containing protein: MYKVDTPTNSLHSLQEVSFSSLGFTERYHLQEWLAKNPQALTRDNDDELLIIQKEFAGFDDTKERLDLLAIDKQRNLVIIENKLDDSGRDVIWQALKYAGYCANLRKDQILEIFQLYLDKYDPEETRPAAEVMAEFLECESLDEVQINQSRTQRVMMVAANFRKEVTNTALWLMQFGLRVQCFKVKPYKFNDEVFVDIRQVIPTPEAESYMIGMAQKEAEEQSASGELKTRHQLRKAFWTKMLERLKASTCTLYNNISPSTDHWLSAGSGISAVSYNLIFSKKEIRVELWIAKASAESNTFAFNWLYERKEMIDSTFGHALKWEPLPGKKSCRISFATFATSLDESNWSAMIDWLLVNLTAFEKALDPFIAPLNIALKAISNTPEDTEEFETGEA, translated from the coding sequence ATGTATAAAGTCGATACACCGACCAACAGCCTGCACTCCCTACAAGAAGTCTCTTTCAGCAGTCTTGGTTTTACTGAGCGCTATCATTTACAAGAATGGCTGGCGAAAAACCCGCAGGCGCTGACCCGCGACAACGACGATGAACTGCTGATTATTCAGAAAGAGTTCGCTGGTTTTGACGACACCAAAGAGCGTCTTGACCTGCTGGCGATCGATAAACAGCGCAATCTGGTAATTATCGAAAATAAACTCGATGACTCCGGGCGCGACGTTATCTGGCAGGCGCTAAAATACGCGGGCTATTGCGCTAATCTGCGTAAAGATCAAATCCTGGAAATTTTCCAACTCTATCTCGATAAATATGATCCGGAAGAAACTCGCCCAGCTGCCGAGGTGATGGCGGAATTTTTGGAGTGTGAAAGCCTGGACGAAGTGCAAATCAATCAGAGCCGTACACAGCGGGTGATGATGGTGGCAGCCAACTTCCGTAAGGAAGTGACCAATACCGCCCTGTGGTTGATGCAGTTTGGTCTGCGAGTACAGTGCTTTAAGGTCAAACCATATAAATTTAATGACGAGGTGTTTGTCGATATCCGCCAGGTGATCCCAACACCGGAAGCGGAATCTTACATGATCGGCATGGCACAGAAAGAGGCTGAAGAGCAGTCAGCCAGCGGCGAACTGAAAACCCGGCATCAGTTGCGTAAAGCCTTTTGGACCAAAATGCTCGAACGCCTGAAAGCCAGCACGTGTACGTTGTATAACAATATCAGCCCCTCTACCGACCACTGGCTCAGTGCTGGGTCTGGTATTAGTGCGGTGTCGTATAACTTGATTTTCAGTAAAAAAGAGATTCGCGTCGAGCTATGGATTGCCAAAGCCTCTGCGGAGAGCAATACCTTTGCGTTTAATTGGCTGTATGAGCGTAAAGAGATGATTGATAGCACCTTCGGCCATGCGCTTAAGTGGGAACCTTTACCAGGTAAAAAATCCTGCCGTATCTCTTTCGCCACGTTTGCGACTAGCCTTGATGAGAGCAATTGGTCAGCGATGATCGACTGGCTGTTGGTAAACCTGACTGCGTTTGAAAAAGCACTCGATCCCTTTATTGCCCCGCTGAATATTGCGCTCAAAGCTATTTCAAACACGCCGGAAGATACGGAAGAATTTGAGACAGGGGAAGCCTGA
- a CDS encoding restriction endonuclease subunit S codes for MTSDFYNTTIGEQITLQRGFDITKKEQKEGRIPVVSSGGVSSYHNVAKVSGPGVILGRKGTLGTVFFIEEDYWPHDTTLWVKDFKGNNPSFVYYFFKNISKQLKSMDVGAANPALNRNHVHPLEITWPRNEVQDHISKILSSLDKKIKNNDRVNQTLEKMAQALFKSWFVDFEPVKAKMAVLDAGGSQEDATLAAMTAISGKETDALMVFEREHPEQYVELKATAELFPSAMQKSELGIPDGWSLGPLSNIAIFANGKVDVSSLTPETYISTENMLENRAGISTATSFPSVNSVPSFRTGHVLISNIRPYFKKIWLARYSGGRSADVLAFEARDAVTVEYIYNLLYQESFFDFMMLTSKGVKMPRGDKTAIMAWQCICPDKKISDAFSKAVGKYYSFIEINNTQNKTLTQFRDTLLPKLLSGEITLPEAEQAVKEVEHV; via the coding sequence ATGACTTCTGACTTTTATAACACCACTATTGGTGAACAAATTACTTTACAAAGAGGATTTGATATCACCAAAAAAGAGCAAAAAGAAGGGCGAATTCCGGTGGTTTCATCCGGAGGGGTATCAAGCTATCACAATGTAGCTAAAGTCAGTGGCCCAGGCGTTATATTAGGACGAAAAGGAACTCTTGGTACGGTCTTTTTTATAGAAGAAGACTACTGGCCCCATGATACAACTCTTTGGGTTAAAGATTTTAAAGGGAACAATCCATCCTTTGTTTATTATTTTTTCAAAAATATAAGTAAACAATTGAAAAGCATGGATGTTGGGGCTGCGAACCCTGCACTAAATCGAAACCACGTTCATCCTCTGGAAATTACTTGGCCTCGTAATGAGGTTCAAGACCATATCTCTAAAATTTTATCATCTCTTGATAAGAAAATTAAAAACAATGATCGAGTAAACCAAACTCTCGAAAAAATGGCGCAAGCCCTGTTCAAAAGCTGGTTTGTCGATTTTGAACCGGTAAAAGCCAAAATGGCAGTGCTGGATGCGGGCGGTTCGCAGGAAGATGCGACACTTGCCGCCATGACGGCGATTTCTGGTAAAGAGACTGATGCGCTGATGGTTTTTGAGCGTGAACATCCTGAGCAATATGTCGAGTTAAAAGCCACGGCAGAACTGTTTCCGTCTGCGATGCAGAAGAGTGAGTTGGGGATTCCGGATGGATGGAGTCTTGGTCCATTGAGTAACATTGCCATTTTTGCTAACGGGAAAGTAGATGTCTCCTCTCTGACACCTGAAACATATATATCTACTGAAAATATGCTGGAAAACCGAGCGGGGATTTCTACAGCCACTTCATTCCCATCAGTAAATAGTGTTCCAAGTTTTAGAACTGGACATGTTCTGATTTCCAATATTCGTCCTTATTTTAAAAAAATTTGGTTAGCTCGTTATAGCGGTGGCCGTTCGGCGGATGTATTAGCCTTTGAAGCACGAGATGCTGTAACTGTAGAGTATATTTACAACCTCCTTTATCAAGAGTCATTCTTTGATTTCATGATGCTGACATCTAAAGGAGTGAAAATGCCTCGTGGTGATAAAACGGCGATTATGGCGTGGCAATGTATTTGCCCTGATAAGAAGATTTCTGATGCTTTTTCAAAGGCAGTTGGTAAGTATTATTCATTCATTGAAATAAACAATACACAGAATAAAACGTTAACCCAATTCCGTGACACTCTCCTCCCCAAACTCCTCTCGGGCGAAATCACCCTGCCGGAAGCCGAGCAGGCAGTCAAAGAGGTGGAACATGTATAA
- a CDS encoding type I restriction-modification system subunit M, whose amino-acid sequence MNNAEQQFLNELDNKFWKAADKLRSNMDAANYKHVVLGLIFLKYVSDAFEARQQELTTLFRNVGNPDNIYAMSHDDYDSDEDYAQAIQDELEVEDYYTEKNVFWVPKAARWETLKNKAMLPIGTVLWVDENTGLDVKLRSVSWLVDNALDEIEKTNPKLKGILNRISQYQLGNEVLTGLINTFSDANFSNPEYNGEKLSLKSKDILGHVYEYFLGQFALAEGKQGGQYYTPKSIVTLIVEMLQPYNGRVYDPAMGSGGFFVSSDRFIEEHAGEKNYNAAEQKRNISVYGQESNPTTWKLAAMNMAIRGIDFNFGSKNADTLLDDQHPDLRADFVMANPPFNMKEWWSTKLEKDVRWKYGTPPQGNANFAWMQHMIHHLAPKGSMALLLANGSMSSNTNNEGEIRRKLIESDLVECMVALPGQLFTNTQIPACIWLLTKDKSGGNGKAHRKGEVLFIDARQIGYMKDRVLRDFTREDIAKIADTFHAWQADKGYEDEAGFCFSATIDDIQKNDFVLTPGRYVGAAEQEEDDEPFAEKMARLTAQLKDQLEESATLETQIKANLGGLGYDF is encoded by the coding sequence ATGAATAACGCTGAACAACAGTTTCTTAACGAGCTGGATAACAAATTCTGGAAAGCTGCCGACAAACTGCGTTCCAACATGGACGCCGCCAACTACAAGCATGTGGTTCTGGGGCTGATCTTCCTGAAGTATGTTTCCGATGCCTTTGAAGCACGCCAGCAAGAGCTGACCACTTTATTCCGCAATGTAGGTAACCCGGACAACATCTACGCTATGTCGCATGACGATTACGACTCCGACGAAGACTACGCACAGGCTATTCAGGATGAGCTGGAAGTCGAAGATTACTATACCGAGAAAAACGTCTTCTGGGTGCCTAAAGCTGCACGCTGGGAAACGCTGAAAAATAAAGCCATGTTGCCGATCGGTACAGTGCTGTGGGTGGATGAAAACACTGGGCTTGACGTCAAACTGCGCTCCGTTTCCTGGCTGGTGGATAACGCGTTAGATGAAATTGAAAAAACCAACCCGAAGCTGAAAGGTATTCTGAACCGCATCAGCCAGTACCAACTGGGTAACGAGGTGCTGACAGGGCTGATTAACACCTTCTCTGACGCCAACTTTAGTAACCCGGAATATAACGGTGAAAAGCTCAGCTTAAAAAGCAAAGATATCCTCGGGCACGTGTACGAATATTTCCTCGGCCAGTTTGCGCTGGCGGAAGGCAAGCAAGGTGGTCAGTACTACACGCCCAAAAGCATCGTGACCCTGATTGTCGAAATGCTGCAACCCTACAACGGGCGGGTGTACGACCCGGCGATGGGTTCCGGCGGGTTCTTTGTTTCCAGCGATCGCTTTATTGAAGAACACGCAGGCGAAAAGAATTACAACGCTGCCGAACAGAAACGCAATATTTCCGTCTACGGCCAGGAGTCAAATCCAACCACCTGGAAGCTGGCGGCAATGAACATGGCGATCCGTGGCATCGACTTTAACTTCGGCAGCAAAAACGCCGATACACTGTTGGATGACCAGCACCCGGACTTGCGCGCCGACTTCGTCATGGCCAACCCGCCGTTCAATATGAAGGAGTGGTGGAGCACGAAGCTGGAAAAAGACGTGCGCTGGAAATACGGCACTCCGCCCCAAGGCAACGCCAACTTTGCCTGGATGCAGCATATGATCCATCATCTGGCACCGAAAGGTTCGATGGCGCTGCTGCTGGCCAACGGTTCAATGAGTTCCAACACTAATAACGAAGGCGAGATCCGTCGGAAGTTGATCGAATCCGATCTGGTGGAGTGCATGGTTGCGCTACCGGGTCAGCTGTTTACCAACACCCAAATCCCCGCCTGTATCTGGTTGCTGACCAAAGATAAATCTGGCGGCAACGGTAAAGCACACCGCAAAGGTGAAGTGCTATTTATTGATGCGCGCCAGATTGGCTATATGAAAGATCGTGTACTGCGTGATTTCACTCGCGAGGATATCGCAAAAATTGCCGATACCTTCCACGCCTGGCAGGCCGATAAAGGCTATGAAGACGAAGCTGGGTTCTGCTTCTCTGCAACAATTGACGATATTCAGAAAAATGACTTTGTGCTTACTCCTGGGCGCTATGTCGGTGCTGCTGAGCAAGAAGAAGACGATGAGCCGTTTGCTGAGAAGATGGCGCGACTGACGGCGCAGCTTAAAGATCAGTTGGAAGAGAGCGCGACGCTGGAAACGCAGATTAAGGCGAATCTGGGGGGGCTGGGCTATGACTTCTGA
- the zorA1 gene encoding type I Zorya anti-phage system protein ZorA1: MSWLNSLLVTLTSVEPHWVPVTVIGLVSFAVVCFIYFYLIRAIRIVNGLKKYTQSIISIENNAPEAQLEHLKNLFQRPGLRHAWNEFEESLHPQRELSNGEEKILRIRATAPSASFFSEQQLIDIPLNTEFFKHLPGILTGVGIIGTFYGLMIGLNHFDPSTPEQVTSSVNNLLHDVLYAFLGSAFAIFASILVTWLEKLCIAKCYKYLEKFTAALDSLYDSGVGEEYLASLVKSSNESATQARHLKESLVTDLRDMLLQLTENQKAENERLANTLSTTYRESGAQFAEQVSGAIENSLKSPLDKIAGAVQTASGDQSGMVQNMLQDVLTAFMAKLDTTFGQQFTNLNEMMGQTVGAIQTMQNGFATLLQDMRQVSDDSRQGSAQLIEQLLSEMKSGQQAMQAGMNDMLTSLQASVAKIGAEGEGAGERMARQLEKMFADSEAREKAQAEHMAAFIEAIQNSVQQGQSATMEKMAASVEALGEQLGSLFGQIDKGQQQISANQQANQQSLHEQTQRVMSEVDDQIKQLIETVASQHQGTTETLRLFAEQTNRQIQDMQNGADKMRVAAERFEHAGDRVSEANHLTADVLNKAQSAGSSLSLATSELTSVVADYRNNREVVSKSIAMLELLAANTQSEQTTRNQFIADLKQHGERLQSYNREAQAFMENVSDVLGKGFEDFSEGVSRSLDKTLGKLDVEMAKASNLLAGSVEQIGESVSELDDVLSRVRA, encoded by the coding sequence ATGTCCTGGCTTAATTCCCTCTTAGTGACACTTACGTCTGTGGAACCCCATTGGGTGCCTGTCACTGTTATCGGTCTCGTTAGCTTTGCAGTCGTCTGCTTTATTTACTTTTATTTGATCAGAGCCATTAGAATTGTGAATGGCCTTAAAAAATACACACAATCAATTATCAGCATTGAAAACAATGCTCCAGAGGCCCAGCTTGAACATCTTAAGAACCTGTTTCAGCGGCCTGGACTCAGGCACGCGTGGAATGAGTTCGAAGAATCGTTGCACCCGCAGCGTGAACTGAGTAACGGGGAAGAAAAAATCCTTCGTATTCGCGCCACTGCACCGAGTGCCAGTTTCTTCTCTGAGCAACAATTGATCGATATTCCTTTAAACACCGAATTCTTCAAACACCTGCCCGGAATTCTGACCGGTGTGGGGATTATCGGCACCTTCTATGGTCTGATGATTGGTCTCAACCACTTCGATCCCAGCACACCAGAACAAGTCACCAGTAGTGTCAATAATCTGCTGCACGATGTGTTGTATGCTTTCTTGGGATCTGCGTTCGCTATTTTTGCCTCCATTCTTGTCACCTGGTTGGAAAAGCTATGCATCGCCAAGTGCTACAAATATCTGGAAAAATTCACTGCTGCTCTGGACTCCCTTTATGACAGCGGCGTTGGCGAGGAGTACCTCGCCTCATTGGTAAAATCCAGTAACGAAAGTGCGACCCAGGCACGTCATCTGAAAGAGAGCCTGGTTACCGATCTCCGCGATATGTTGCTGCAACTAACCGAAAACCAGAAAGCCGAAAATGAACGTCTGGCTAATACGTTAAGCACCACTTACCGCGAATCAGGCGCACAATTTGCCGAGCAAGTCAGTGGTGCGATTGAAAACAGTCTGAAGTCGCCTCTGGATAAAATTGCCGGTGCCGTGCAGACGGCCAGTGGCGATCAAAGCGGTATGGTGCAGAACATGCTTCAGGATGTGCTGACGGCATTTATGGCGAAACTCGACACCACCTTTGGCCAGCAGTTCACTAATCTTAATGAAATGATGGGGCAAACTGTTGGCGCGATTCAGACAATGCAAAACGGTTTCGCCACGTTATTACAGGACATGCGTCAGGTGAGCGACGATTCCCGCCAAGGGAGTGCACAACTTATCGAGCAACTGTTATCAGAGATGAAATCTGGTCAGCAAGCTATGCAGGCTGGCATGAATGACATGCTCACCAGCCTTCAGGCTTCAGTGGCTAAGATTGGCGCAGAAGGTGAAGGGGCCGGTGAGCGTATGGCTCGCCAACTGGAGAAAATGTTCGCCGATAGCGAAGCGCGAGAAAAAGCACAGGCAGAGCATATGGCCGCCTTTATTGAAGCCATCCAAAACTCGGTGCAGCAGGGACAGAGTGCCACAATGGAAAAAATGGCGGCCTCTGTCGAGGCGCTTGGTGAACAGTTGGGTAGCTTGTTTGGACAGATCGATAAGGGTCAGCAACAGATTTCAGCGAATCAGCAAGCGAATCAACAGTCCTTGCACGAACAGACGCAGCGAGTGATGAGTGAGGTAGACGATCAGATTAAACAACTGATCGAAACTGTTGCCAGCCAACATCAGGGAACGACTGAAACACTTCGCCTATTTGCGGAACAAACCAACCGACAGATTCAGGATATGCAAAATGGCGCGGACAAAATGCGTGTTGCAGCTGAACGCTTTGAACACGCAGGCGATCGGGTATCGGAAGCAAATCACCTCACTGCTGATGTACTGAATAAAGCGCAATCGGCGGGTTCATCGCTCTCTCTTGCCACCAGCGAACTTACATCTGTAGTGGCCGATTATCGTAACAATCGGGAAGTCGTTAGCAAATCCATTGCTATGCTGGAATTACTCGCCGCTAATACACAGTCTGAACAAACCACGCGTAACCAATTTATTGCCGATCTTAAACAGCACGGTGAACGTCTGCAGAGCTATAACCGGGAAGCACAGGCTTTTATGGAAAATGTCAGTGACGTGCTAGGGAAAGGGTTTGAAGACTTCTCTGAAGGTGTTTCACGTAGTCTGGATAAAACACTGGGTAAACTTGATGTAGAAATGGCGAAAGCTTCCAATCTGCTCGCCGGTTCTGTTGAACAGATTGGAGAAAGCGTCAGCGAGCTTGACGATGTTCTGTCACGCGTGCGTGCGTGA
- the zorB1 gene encoding type I Zorya anti-phage system protein ZorB1: MFGNAFGVKKRRSDEAEKPFWISYADLMTAMMVLFLVVMVASLSSVTQRIQRVEQGEKTRGQDISKLCERLELHARNVNKTIVVDCHDNRISFGEAGRFDHNRFFLNAEGQKALQDVVPLVLEAADSEEGKKWFKQIVIEGFTDTDGSYLYNLHLSLQRSEWVMCSLLDSRSPLQKGLSAEQQIQIRKLFLAGGVSFNNAKESKEASRRVELRMQFFGLKDKRDKADEVDFPLVVNKEVCQLVMPQ, encoded by the coding sequence ATGTTTGGAAACGCATTTGGCGTTAAAAAACGCCGCAGCGATGAGGCGGAGAAACCATTCTGGATTTCCTATGCCGACCTGATGACGGCTATGATGGTGTTATTTCTGGTCGTTATGGTGGCGTCGCTGAGTTCTGTTACACAGCGCATTCAACGTGTGGAGCAGGGGGAAAAAACAAGGGGGCAGGATATATCCAAATTGTGTGAGCGCTTGGAATTACATGCCCGCAACGTGAATAAAACTATCGTTGTAGATTGCCACGATAACCGCATCAGTTTTGGCGAAGCCGGGCGTTTCGATCACAACCGTTTTTTCCTGAATGCTGAAGGGCAAAAAGCACTCCAGGATGTTGTTCCGCTGGTGCTGGAAGCTGCCGACAGTGAAGAGGGCAAAAAGTGGTTTAAGCAAATCGTCATTGAAGGGTTTACCGACACTGATGGCTCATATCTGTATAACTTACATCTCTCCCTACAGCGCTCTGAATGGGTGATGTGTAGTCTGCTTGATAGCCGCAGCCCACTGCAAAAAGGTCTTTCTGCAGAACAACAGATCCAAATTCGTAAACTTTTCCTTGCAGGTGGCGTCTCCTTCAATAATGCCAAGGAAAGCAAAGAAGCTAGTCGTCGCGTCGAGTTACGTATGCAGTTCTTCGGGCTTAAAGATAAACGAGATAAGGCCGATGAGGTGGATTTTCCCCTTGTAGTTAATAAAGAAGTTTGTCAGTTGGTAATGCCCCAATGA